The following coding sequences are from one Methanosarcina sp. WWM596 window:
- a CDS encoding transcriptional regulator — protein MLINEEGDEMLYTYVDTEYAPEKCSLCSGTGHSEGGICQACGGQGNVLVAQPAIICPLCGGAGNLETGTCKACGGSGWALF, from the coding sequence GTGCTAATAAATGAAGAAGGTGATGAGATGCTCTATACCTATGTCGATACGGAGTATGCTCCGGAAAAATGTTCGCTTTGCAGCGGAACCGGGCATTCTGAAGGTGGAATCTGTCAAGCCTGCGGAGGGCAGGGAAACGTGCTCGTTGCCCAGCCTGCAATAATATGCCCTCTCTGCGGTGGGGCAGGAAACCTGGAAACAGGAACCTGCAAGGCATGCGGAGGAAGTGGTTGGGCTCTTTTCTGA
- a CDS encoding IS110 family transposase codes for MVEVINKACGLDIHKLFFIATILSRSGEKQQQYFSRTPDEILAFKNWVISDKCDVVACESTSDFWVPIYDALIKHLPVIVGNARDMKAFTHKKTDKIDSEFIAQLALNNMIQPSRVFPKNHRTFRSCIRLRHNLVQKRTDIKNEAHAILAPEMFNLKNVLTDIFGKSGRAILSGICSGKSVDQIIASLSPNVRKKSDQIRETLDREISQGAAFRLQICLDIIKHLDNEIKILEKEIFNYAYKNHKQEMEILMSVPGIGELGAATLIAEIGDFKDFSSGDKLASWLGIVPNVYQSADKYHNGRITKRGSKEARWILTQIAQAAARTKNSRLKEFFNRKKKSIGHSKAIIALARKIATIIWHLITNEEMYEDETGYKKGEIQKRKIVETEIFSVDERIKIMSEIYVIARNEEREST; via the coding sequence TTGGTTGAAGTCATTAACAAAGCTTGTGGTTTAGACATTCACAAACTCTTTTTCATTGCTACAATCCTCAGTAGATCTGGTGAAAAACAGCAACAATATTTCTCTAGAACCCCTGACGAAATTTTAGCTTTTAAAAACTGGGTTATATCAGATAAATGTGACGTTGTTGCCTGTGAATCAACGAGTGACTTTTGGGTTCCGATTTATGATGCGTTGATAAAACATCTACCTGTTATAGTTGGAAATGCCCGAGATATGAAGGCGTTTACACACAAAAAAACAGATAAGATCGATTCCGAATTCATCGCACAACTTGCATTGAATAATATGATTCAACCATCAAGAGTTTTCCCAAAAAACCATAGAACATTTCGTTCATGTATCCGGCTTCGCCATAACCTTGTACAAAAAAGAACAGATATAAAAAATGAAGCTCACGCCATACTCGCACCTGAAATGTTTAATCTGAAGAATGTGCTAACAGATATTTTTGGTAAGAGTGGTAGAGCAATTCTATCAGGAATTTGTTCAGGTAAAAGCGTTGACCAGATTATAGCAAGCCTTTCCCCAAATGTTCGTAAAAAAAGTGATCAGATAAGGGAAACTCTGGACAGAGAAATCTCTCAAGGTGCTGCATTCAGGCTTCAGATCTGTCTGGATATCATAAAGCATCTTGACAATGAAATCAAAATTTTGGAAAAAGAAATATTCAATTATGCTTATAAAAATCATAAGCAAGAAATGGAAATTTTAATGTCTGTTCCAGGAATAGGAGAACTTGGAGCGGCAACTCTTATTGCTGAAATAGGCGATTTCAAAGATTTTTCTTCAGGGGATAAGCTTGCTTCATGGCTTGGCATAGTTCCGAATGTGTACCAATCAGCGGATAAATACCATAACGGAAGAATCACTAAGAGAGGATCTAAGGAAGCAAGGTGGATTCTAACACAGATTGCTCAGGCAGCAGCAAGAACAAAAAATAGCAGGTTAAAAGAGTTTTTCAACAGAAAAAAGAAGTCGATTGGGCATTCAAAGGCAATTATTGCCCTGGCAAGAAAAATTGCAACAATTATATGGCATCTGATCACAAACGAGGAGATGTATGAAGATGAAACTGGATATAAAAAGGGGGAAATTCAAAAGAGAAAGATAGTGGAGACTGAGATATTCTCAGTTGATGAAAGGATCAAAATAATGAGTGAAATATATGTAATTGCGAGAAATGAAGAAAGAGAGAGTACGTGA
- a CDS encoding class I SAM-dependent methyltransferase, which produces MSKPKSVWEEFFAGKRSGGHRSSAEEFISREAREKLYHLNGGKTLLDFGCGAGELLVYYAPEYERLVGADFSESMLDEANKRIRERKYEHVDLILADDKTVWEKLDTSFDRITAAGVIQYLTDEEVDNFISNASEHLNKGGKIVLFDLLDPRLYPLWKIGFFSRNFGCWKILYKIGFEALNIISASLKNRPKDILGYTHKPDTIENIASKHEFKMEYVQSMYYEYKYHAIIYRE; this is translated from the coding sequence ATGTCGAAACCAAAATCTGTCTGGGAAGAGTTCTTTGCAGGTAAGAGAAGCGGTGGTCACCGGTCTTCGGCTGAGGAATTTATTTCCAGAGAAGCCAGGGAAAAACTCTATCATCTGAATGGGGGCAAAACCCTTCTTGACTTTGGTTGCGGAGCCGGAGAGCTTCTGGTATATTACGCACCTGAATATGAAAGGCTTGTGGGTGCTGATTTTTCGGAATCAATGCTTGATGAAGCGAACAAAAGAATAAGGGAACGAAAGTATGAACATGTAGATTTAATCCTTGCTGACGATAAAACAGTCTGGGAGAAGCTTGATACCTCCTTTGACAGGATAACTGCAGCCGGAGTGATCCAATACCTCACAGATGAAGAAGTTGATAATTTTATATCCAATGCATCAGAGCACCTTAATAAGGGGGGCAAAATAGTACTTTTTGACTTACTGGACCCTCGCTTATATCCATTATGGAAAATAGGGTTCTTCTCACGAAATTTTGGGTGCTGGAAAATCTTATACAAAATAGGTTTTGAAGCTCTCAATATCATATCAGCGAGCTTAAAAAACCGCCCGAAAGATATTCTCGGATATACTCATAAACCCGATACAATAGAAAATATTGCAAGTAAACATGAGTTTAAGATGGAGTATGTGCAATCTATGTATTATGAATACAAGTATCATGCAATAATATATCGTGAGTAA
- a CDS encoding site-specific integrase, with protein MSIYKHEKNLNAVEKRIKNADYSKENKTLILKFENSLFAEGLKPVRVEKYLVQLNVLAQLVDKNFSEMDFDDVQALVARIERSDRSEWTKHDYKISIRKFFRWMGKGDLVSWINVQMRHNTQKLPEELLSEQEIKKLIEVAEHPRDKAIIATLYDSGCRIGELGGLKIKHLSFDRYGAVLTVNGKTGMRRVRVIFSVPYLASWLDIHPQKDNPDAYLWLLIRGKGNGQPMQYQAFRKLIITLAAKAGIKKRVYNHLFRHSRSTELAQHLTESQMEAHLGWVHGSDMPSVYVHLSGKQVDDAMLRIYGMKKKEDMIPELTSKTCPVCEKINGPTSKFCARCGHPLDQQTIQEIHEMENKIPELLQLIMKSDQARELFSKLDKLGSD; from the coding sequence ATGAGCATATATAAGCATGAAAAGAATTTAAATGCAGTGGAAAAACGGATTAAAAACGCAGATTACAGCAAGGAAAATAAGACCTTAATACTAAAATTTGAAAACTCTCTTTTTGCTGAAGGCCTTAAACCTGTAAGGGTTGAAAAATATCTTGTGCAGCTAAATGTTTTGGCTCAACTTGTTGACAAGAATTTCTCAGAAATGGATTTTGATGATGTTCAGGCTTTGGTTGCTCGTATAGAGAGATCAGACCGTAGTGAGTGGACAAAGCATGATTACAAAATATCAATACGTAAGTTCTTTAGGTGGATGGGAAAAGGCGATCTCGTATCCTGGATAAATGTGCAGATGAGACATAACACACAAAAACTTCCAGAGGAACTTCTTAGTGAACAAGAGATTAAAAAATTAATTGAGGTTGCAGAACACCCAAGAGACAAGGCCATAATAGCCACATTATATGATTCAGGTTGTAGGATTGGGGAACTAGGTGGCCTTAAGATCAAGCATTTAAGCTTTGATCGGTATGGAGCTGTCTTAACAGTTAATGGTAAAACCGGAATGAGAAGAGTTAGGGTAATTTTTTCAGTTCCTTATCTGGCTTCCTGGCTGGATATTCACCCACAAAAAGATAATCCAGATGCTTATCTATGGCTTCTCATTAGAGGCAAGGGGAACGGGCAACCTATGCAATACCAAGCCTTTAGAAAACTGATTATAACCCTTGCAGCAAAGGCTGGAATTAAAAAAAGGGTCTATAATCATCTTTTCCGACATTCTAGGAGTACAGAACTTGCTCAGCATTTAACTGAGTCTCAGATGGAGGCCCATCTAGGATGGGTTCACGGCTCAGATATGCCCAGCGTATATGTTCATCTTTCCGGAAAACAGGTAGATGATGCAATGCTCAGGATCTATGGAATGAAGAAAAAAGAAGATATGATTCCAGAACTCACCAGCAAGACCTGTCCTGTATGTGAAAAAATCAATGGCCCTACTTCAAAGTTTTGCGCCCGCTGTGGTCATCCTCTGGACCAGCAGACTATCCAGGAGATTCATGAAATGGAGAATAAAATTCCAGAACTGCTACAGCTTATAATGAAAAGTGACCAAGCAAGAGAGCTCTTTTCAAAACTAGATAAGCTTGGATCAGATTAA
- a CDS encoding PRC-barrel domain-containing protein, protein MASKDDLQFLSASTIKRDRILNRAREHFGKIEELMIDLQDGRIAYAVLSFGGFLGISNKLFALPWKALSLNVHEHAFVLNVDKEVLEQAEGFDKDKWPFTDREWLSKMYTYYEYEPYWQPEMAGQTGVRAERAAEGKEYPDFLSSGTIKGDKVINKAGEHLGKIEELMIDLENGRVAYTVLSFGGFLGMGDKLFAIPWQALQLKVHEHAFVLDVPKETLKKAEGFDKDNWPITTREWLSTMYGYYGYQPYWQWERERIESRPGNI, encoded by the coding sequence ATGGCAAGTAAAGATGATCTACAATTTTTGTCAGCAAGCACAATAAAGAGAGACAGGATCCTTAATAGAGCAAGAGAGCATTTTGGAAAAATTGAGGAATTAATGATCGACCTTCAGGACGGAAGAATAGCTTACGCAGTGCTTTCTTTTGGCGGATTTCTGGGTATAAGCAATAAGCTGTTTGCACTTCCCTGGAAAGCTCTGTCGCTGAATGTGCATGAACACGCCTTCGTACTTAACGTCGACAAAGAAGTGCTGGAGCAGGCAGAAGGTTTTGATAAGGATAAATGGCCATTCACAGACCGCGAATGGCTTTCCAAAATGTATACTTACTACGAATACGAACCTTACTGGCAGCCTGAAATGGCAGGACAAACCGGAGTAAGGGCAGAAAGGGCGGCAGAAGGTAAAGAATACCCGGATTTTTTGTCTTCAGGCACGATAAAAGGGGATAAGGTCATCAATAAGGCTGGAGAACACCTCGGGAAAATCGAGGAATTAATGATCGATCTTGAAAATGGTAGAGTCGCGTATACCGTACTGTCTTTTGGCGGGTTCCTGGGTATGGGTGACAAATTATTTGCTATTCCCTGGCAGGCTCTTCAACTGAAAGTTCACGAGCACGCTTTCGTACTTGACGTGCCTAAAGAAACCCTGAAAAAGGCAGAGGGCTTTGATAAAGATAACTGGCCTATAACTACCCGTGAGTGGCTTTCCACTATGTATGGTTACTATGGATACCAGCCTTACTGGCAGTGGGAAAGAGAAAGAATTGAGAGTAGACCAGGAAACATTTAA
- a CDS encoding helix-turn-helix domain-containing protein has product MVQQIILRNLEKPQIKSLEEDLLWFCDSFGFSSGRDTENTANKIIFSLLEKLSNDELSSTEYLAEDLDMKIPRINHHLRNLNDSGLLYRKKRLIYLRGGSLKAAVKEMRKDSERILDELENIAEEIDSMMGLKNR; this is encoded by the coding sequence ATGGTTCAGCAGATTATCCTTCGAAATCTTGAAAAGCCCCAGATAAAGAGCCTTGAAGAAGACCTTTTATGGTTCTGTGACAGCTTTGGCTTTTCTTCGGGAAGGGATACCGAAAATACAGCCAACAAAATAATCTTCAGCTTACTCGAAAAACTTTCAAATGACGAACTCAGTTCTACAGAATATCTGGCTGAAGACCTTGATATGAAAATCCCAAGAATCAATCATCATCTCCGAAACCTCAATGACTCCGGACTCCTTTACAGAAAAAAACGTCTGATTTATCTGAGGGGAGGCAGTCTGAAAGCTGCAGTAAAGGAGATGAGAAAAGACTCGGAAAGGATACTTGATGAGCTGGAAAACATAGCTGAAGAAATAGATTCAATGATGGGTCTTAAAAACCGGTAA
- a CDS encoding DUF362 domain-containing protein — translation MNKVSIVSCPEYSDTKEAIAKALDLLGGVENIIEPGDSVLLKPNILAASPPEAATTTHPSVVEAMCEFVLDAGGKPVVGDGAGISRPGATAKALKTSGIEEAARKAGARVVNFETSGFTLVEVPEPLRFRKLYIANPVLEADIVISLPKLKTHELTYYTGAVKNFFGALPLKCRKEMHLLGKRELFGEAVADVYSVVKPAFSIMDGVWGMEGNGPSHGKPVNSGVIMASPDCVSMDIVAAEMIGFDPLKIPTTAGALKKGFGNQCPVVVGKPLKEVRKKFKPSSGGVSTTPAFLKRSLGKYYTINPRINQRKCTRCGTCYLNCSPKAVEGQKDGTFRINPEKCILCYCCRELCPNDAVEIKKSLLAQLLTGTENLRHRK, via the coding sequence ATGAACAAAGTCTCAATAGTTTCCTGCCCTGAGTATTCTGATACGAAAGAAGCAATAGCTAAAGCTCTTGACCTGCTAGGCGGAGTTGAAAACATAATTGAGCCTGGAGACAGCGTACTTCTCAAGCCAAACATCCTTGCAGCTAGCCCCCCGGAAGCTGCCACAACTACCCATCCTTCGGTGGTAGAAGCAATGTGTGAATTCGTGCTCGACGCAGGAGGGAAACCAGTTGTAGGAGACGGAGCCGGGATATCAAGACCCGGGGCTACGGCAAAAGCCCTGAAAACCTCAGGTATAGAAGAGGCTGCTCGAAAAGCCGGAGCAAGGGTGGTGAATTTTGAAACTTCAGGCTTTACCCTGGTAGAAGTCCCTGAACCCCTCCGGTTCCGGAAATTGTACATTGCAAACCCAGTCCTTGAAGCCGATATTGTAATCTCTCTTCCGAAACTGAAAACCCATGAACTTACATATTATACAGGTGCGGTCAAAAATTTCTTCGGGGCCCTCCCTCTGAAATGCCGAAAAGAAATGCACCTTCTTGGGAAACGGGAACTTTTTGGCGAAGCCGTAGCCGATGTGTACTCAGTTGTCAAACCTGCTTTTTCGATCATGGACGGGGTATGGGGCATGGAAGGAAACGGGCCTTCCCACGGAAAACCTGTAAACTCAGGGGTAATTATGGCAAGCCCGGACTGCGTCTCAATGGATATTGTTGCAGCAGAAATGATCGGTTTTGACCCCCTCAAAATACCCACTACAGCAGGAGCCCTTAAGAAGGGATTTGGAAACCAGTGCCCTGTCGTGGTCGGAAAGCCGTTAAAAGAGGTGAGAAAGAAATTCAAGCCGTCAAGCGGAGGAGTCAGTACTACCCCTGCTTTCCTTAAGCGCAGCCTCGGCAAATATTATACCATTAATCCCCGGATTAATCAAAGGAAATGTACCCGATGCGGGACCTGCTATCTGAACTGTTCCCCCAAGGCTGTAGAAGGGCAGAAAGACGGAACATTCAGGATCAATCCGGAAAAATGCATCCTGTGCTACTGCTGTAGGGAACTCTGCCCTAACGATGCAGTGGAGATAAAAAAGTCCCTACTGGCACAGCTTTTAACAGGAACTGAGAATTTGAGGCACAGAAAATAA
- a CDS encoding DHH family phosphoesterase, whose translation MTDDKRTILIYHHDDNDGCCSAAVAGNCYGRNEFAIKFVAINYGKESWNEEEIGSAEKVWLLDFTSDNMNEFVKACGSKLIWIDHHKTAMEKYPDLWNSSDIPGIRSIEKAACVLTWEYTHPENISPPAAVAYIGDKDIWKFEYDETRAFAAGFSLMVKTPDDAVWDVLLSFSSECGDTVNKMVSVGELLLEAQNYKLQKAFERGVDCNFHNWKARLVNTTGNISELGEFIYKKPEYDIAIMWQAVENIVVFSLRSDSGNPDSPDCAKIAQQYGGGGHKNAAGFQKKNINFLHLLFA comes from the coding sequence ATGACAGATGATAAACGTACTATTTTAATTTATCACCATGACGATAATGATGGATGCTGTTCAGCCGCTGTCGCTGGAAATTGCTATGGTCGGAATGAATTTGCCATAAAGTTTGTTGCTATAAATTACGGCAAAGAGTCGTGGAATGAGGAAGAAATAGGGTCAGCCGAAAAAGTATGGCTTCTTGATTTTACAAGCGATAATATGAATGAATTCGTAAAGGCTTGCGGGTCCAAGCTGATATGGATAGATCATCATAAGACCGCTATGGAGAAATATCCGGACCTTTGGAATTCGAGCGATATTCCGGGAATCAGGTCTATTGAAAAGGCAGCTTGTGTACTTACATGGGAATACACTCATCCTGAAAATATTTCCCCTCCTGCAGCTGTTGCCTATATTGGGGATAAAGATATCTGGAAGTTTGAATACGATGAGACCAGGGCTTTTGCTGCTGGTTTTAGTCTGATGGTGAAAACCCCTGATGATGCCGTATGGGATGTGCTTCTCAGTTTTAGTTCCGAATGCGGGGATACTGTAAATAAAATGGTATCTGTCGGTGAATTACTCCTGGAAGCTCAAAATTACAAGCTTCAGAAAGCATTCGAACGTGGGGTAGATTGTAATTTCCATAACTGGAAGGCCAGACTTGTAAACACTACCGGGAACATCTCCGAGCTTGGAGAATTCATCTACAAGAAGCCCGAATATGATATTGCTATCATGTGGCAGGCTGTAGAGAATATAGTAGTATTCAGCCTGAGATCTGATTCAGGAAATCCTGACTCACCTGATTGTGCCAAAATTGCTCAGCAATATGGCGGTGGGGGACACAAGAATGCTGCTGGATTCCAGAAAAAGAACATAAATTTTCTACATCTACTTTTCGCATAA